Within the Sulfurospirillum barnesii SES-3 genome, the region GTTGTGTTGGCATTGCTTCGCATCCAGCCTAGAAAATCAATGCCATTGCCATCTGGAAAATAGACATCTAATAGCAGAAGATCAGGGTGTATCACATCCATGTACTCTTTGAGTTCATTGAGTGTATTGGCAATGGCGACGACTTCAAAGTTGGCTATTTTTTGTACCATATTTTGGTGTAAAAGCGCAATACGTGGATCATCCTCAGCAATCAAAACTTTAATCATAATGGGTTACCTTTGGGGATATGAATACTCACAATAGTACCATAATTTCCTTTGCCAAACGAGATAAAACCGCCTAAGAGTTCAAGGGTACTTTTGACAAAATAAAGACCATAGCCACTGTGTAATTCCCCTTTGGTGGAGAAGCCTTTTTCAAAGATTTTTTCACACACACGCTCATCGATACCCAATCCCGAATCTTCGACTTCAAAAATAAGGTCGTTGCCAATATCGGTGGCAAAAAGAGTGACCTTTTTTGCTTCGCTAAGGGCTGCTGCATCAATAGCATTGTTGATGATATTGCCTAAAAGGGTTAAGAGATGTTTGGAAATAGCAGGAGAAATCATCGCTTCTATGGAGCTGTTTTCATCGAGGTTAATTTTGACACCCTTATCAAAAGCAAAATAGTATTTGCCAATAAAAATTGAAGCAACCACAGGGTCGTGAATAAGGTTTTGAAACGGCTCAATAATTTTTTCATCAGGAAGATGATCTTCTGCAATTAAGGCGATGGCTTTATCGTATTCGCCAATTTGAATGTGCCCTGAAATAAGATGGAGTAAGTTGGAAAATTCATGCTTTTTTTCTCTCAGACGTTCTGAATACTGCTTTACCCGAGTAAGTTCCCAAACAAGGGCATCAATTTCCTCTTTTTTACGACAGCTAGCCACCATGCCAATGGTCTTATTTTTATGGTTCATGGGTGAGAGATTACAAATATAATCCACCCCATTAATATCAATAATAACATCTTTCATCTCTTTACATGTAAGAAGAAATTTTTGTAAACCTTGTGGAGGGTATTTGGTATTTTCGTCCCAATGAAAGTCGTTTTTTGCCACATTGTTGCATAAGGTAATCTCCCCTTTTTTATTGGTGGCAATAATCGCCTCTTTTACAGCATTTAAAATCGCCTCTTTTTCTA harbors:
- a CDS encoding ATP-binding protein; translated protein: MQKLKHSLFLHEGLLLKLVGFSSLLVLATLLTFSLLLGHILKELMEEQIGQRALAISKTISLMPEIITLVEEKDPHARLATLILELQKSIDARFIVIGDHNTTRLTHPTPELIGEKMVGDDNEKALQQGLYYTSKATGSLGPSIRGKSPIFGKNGNIIGVVSVGYLQESVRVIIAQRHQQFLIYLYGAMFLTLCVTFLLSRKIKHSLLGYEPKEISRLFLEKEAILNAVKEAIIATNKKGEITLCNNVAKNDFHWDENTKYPPQGLQKFLLTCKEMKDVIIDINGVDYICNLSPMNHKNKTIGMVASCRKKEEIDALVWELTRVKQYSERLREKKHEFSNLLHLISGHIQIGEYDKAIALIAEDHLPDEKIIEPFQNLIHDPVVASIFIGKYYFAFDKGVKINLDENSSIEAMISPAISKHLLTLLGNIINNAIDAAALSEAKKVTLFATDIGNDLIFEVEDSGLGIDERVCEKIFEKGFSTKGELHSGYGLYFVKSTLELLGGFISFGKGNYGTIVSIHIPKGNPL